A genomic segment from Chrysemys picta bellii isolate R12L10 chromosome 11, ASM1138683v2, whole genome shotgun sequence encodes:
- the LOC101938203 gene encoding transcription factor 15-like yields the protein MKAGGGAASDPESGGGSSESSSDKSLPPAGGPGKRKRKSPRLSGLSKQRQAANARERDRTHSVNSAFSALRTLIPTEPADRKLSKIETLRLAASYIAHLANVLLLQQGEGAEQPCLQYQPRLQGGGPAAAPRPICTFCLSNQRKLNREGEKHLSI from the exons ATGAAGGCCGGCGGCGGTGCCGCCTCCGACCCGGagagcggcggcggcagcagcgagAGCAGCTCGGACAAGTCCCTGCCCCCCGCCGGGGGCCCGGGCAAGCGCAAGCGGAAGAGCCCCCGGCTGAGCGGGCTGAGCAAGCAGCGGCAGGCGGCCAACGCCCGGGAGAGGGACCGGACCCACAGCGTGAACTCCGCCTTCAGCGCGCTCCGCACGCTCATCCCCACCGAGCCCGCCGACCGCAAGCTCTCCAAGATCGAGACGCTGCGCCTGGCCGCCAGCTACATCGCGCACCTGGCCAACGtgctgctcctgcagcagggcgAGGGGGCGGAGCAGCCTTGCCTGCAGTACCAGCCCCGCCTGCAGGGCGGCGGCCCCGCCGCGGCGCCCCGGCCCATCTGCACCTTCTGCCTCAGTAACCAGAGGAAGCTG aacagagaaggggagaaacACTTGTCTATTTAA